The Corallococcus caeni genome includes a region encoding these proteins:
- a CDS encoding DNA-methyltransferase, whose amino-acid sequence MTSDLSPESLRCVRADAREPEGYRAALGDTRASLLHTDPPYCLLTRRRKGGDLRDPRANKKIDRNPIVRFESVRDYRVFSEAWLSRATQHLTPDAPLIIWTNLLGKEPILSAARDLGYTHLRGEYVWGKRTTDKNANEQLLRVYEVALVIARTPAPPLAPGDAPTVWAVVGGYDDDAEAVQWGGHPHHKPFSVLEPLVRTWSRPGDTVLDPFAGSGSMPSAALRLGRRPACMEVEPEWAERVTHRLRDTARQLASAR is encoded by the coding sequence ATGACCTCCGACCTCTCGCCCGAATCCCTGCGCTGCGTCCGCGCCGACGCGCGCGAGCCCGAGGGCTACCGGGCCGCCCTCGGCGACACCCGCGCGTCCCTGCTCCACACGGATCCGCCCTATTGCCTGCTCACCCGGCGGCGCAAGGGCGGCGACCTGCGCGACCCCCGCGCGAACAAGAAGATCGACCGCAACCCCATCGTCCGCTTCGAGTCCGTGCGCGACTACCGCGTCTTCTCCGAGGCCTGGCTCTCGCGCGCCACCCAGCACCTCACCCCCGACGCGCCCCTCATCATCTGGACGAACCTCCTGGGCAAGGAGCCCATCCTCTCCGCCGCGCGCGACCTGGGCTACACCCACCTGCGCGGTGAATACGTCTGGGGCAAGCGCACCACCGACAAGAACGCCAACGAGCAGCTCCTGCGCGTCTACGAGGTCGCCCTCGTCATCGCCCGCACGCCCGCGCCGCCGCTCGCGCCGGGGGACGCCCCCACCGTGTGGGCCGTCGTCGGCGGCTACGACGATGACGCGGAGGCCGTGCAGTGGGGCGGCCACCCGCACCACAAGCCCTTCTCCGTGCTGGAGCCCCTGGTCCGCACCTGGAGCCGCCCCGGCGACACCGTGCTGGATCCGTTCGCCGGCAGCGGCTCCATGCCCTCCGCCGCCCTGCGCCTGGGCCGCCGCCCCGCCTGCATGGAGGTCGAACCCGAGTGGGCCGAGCGCGTCACCCACCGCCTGCGCGACACCGCCCGTCAGCTGGCCAGCGCCCGGTAG
- a CDS encoding OPT family oligopeptide transporter codes for MAPPVPNPSQLRVPAPDPAAVPERPGASAAMDPELYWREHVYQGGARQLTVRAIIAGMLIGAVMCLSNLYVILKTGWSLGVTITACILAFAVFGTLRSLKVLRTEFTDLENNAMGSVASAAGYMTGGGNMAAVPALLMLTGTLPSSGWLMVWFAVISALGVFAAIPIKRQLINIEALPFPTGTATAETIRALHGHGEVARRKSRLLGVAGLVGALLVLVRDARFSWLKNLPEKVSLPFSILGREAGKWSLSFDFSLLLIGAGALVNFRTGWSMLLGAILNYGFLAPAMVAEGVIPEVTYKAINSWSLWTGSAVLVSSGLLSFAFQWRSVVRSFSALGGLVGLKPKEGAREDPLADIECPPAWFPLGFALLGPVAVFLMAYLFQIPWWAGVLALPLAVVMGVIASRVTGETDTTPTKALGPVTQLIFGGLAPGNIPANVMSANATGGVGLHSADLLTDLKSGWLLGASPRQQFFAQLFGVAAGAMVVVPIFKLLVPTADVLGTEQFPAPASMVWAGVSKMLASGVSALHPTARMGALCGALLGIALVLLERWAPSKLKAFIPSASGLGLAIVIPGSSSISLFVGAALAAFLRRVKPKLAEDAVLPVSSGFIAGESLLGIAIAMVKAFGFMPK; via the coding sequence ATGGCTCCTCCCGTCCCGAACCCCAGCCAGCTCCGCGTCCCCGCGCCTGACCCCGCCGCCGTTCCGGAACGGCCTGGCGCCTCCGCGGCGATGGATCCAGAGCTGTACTGGCGGGAGCACGTCTACCAGGGCGGCGCGCGGCAGCTCACCGTGCGCGCCATCATCGCCGGGATGCTCATTGGCGCGGTGATGTGCCTGTCCAACCTCTACGTCATCCTCAAGACGGGCTGGAGCCTGGGCGTCACCATCACCGCGTGCATCCTGGCCTTCGCGGTGTTCGGCACGCTGCGCTCGCTGAAGGTGCTGCGCACCGAGTTCACCGACCTGGAGAACAACGCCATGGGCTCCGTGGCGTCCGCCGCGGGCTACATGACGGGCGGCGGCAACATGGCCGCGGTGCCCGCGCTGCTGATGCTCACCGGCACGCTGCCGTCCTCGGGCTGGCTGATGGTGTGGTTCGCCGTCATCTCCGCGCTGGGCGTCTTCGCCGCCATCCCCATCAAGCGCCAGCTCATCAACATCGAAGCGCTCCCGTTCCCCACGGGCACCGCCACCGCGGAGACCATCCGCGCGCTGCACGGCCACGGAGAAGTGGCCCGCCGCAAGTCGCGCCTGCTGGGCGTGGCGGGGCTCGTGGGCGCGCTGCTGGTGCTGGTGCGCGACGCGCGCTTCTCCTGGCTGAAGAACCTGCCGGAGAAGGTGAGCCTGCCGTTCAGCATCCTCGGGCGCGAGGCGGGCAAGTGGTCCCTGTCCTTCGACTTCAGCCTGCTGCTCATCGGCGCGGGCGCGCTGGTGAACTTCCGCACCGGCTGGTCCATGTTGCTGGGTGCCATCCTCAACTACGGCTTCCTCGCACCCGCCATGGTCGCCGAGGGCGTCATCCCGGAGGTCACGTACAAGGCCATCAACAGCTGGTCGCTGTGGACGGGCTCCGCGGTGCTGGTGTCCTCCGGCCTGCTGTCGTTCGCTTTCCAGTGGAGGAGCGTGGTGCGCTCGTTCTCCGCCCTGGGCGGCCTGGTGGGGCTGAAGCCCAAGGAGGGCGCGCGGGAGGATCCGCTGGCGGACATCGAGTGTCCCCCGGCCTGGTTCCCCCTGGGCTTCGCGCTCCTGGGCCCGGTGGCCGTGTTCCTCATGGCCTACCTCTTCCAGATTCCCTGGTGGGCCGGCGTGCTCGCGCTCCCGCTGGCGGTGGTGATGGGCGTCATCGCGTCGCGCGTGACGGGGGAGACGGACACCACGCCCACCAAGGCGCTGGGCCCCGTCACCCAGCTCATCTTCGGAGGACTCGCGCCGGGCAACATCCCCGCCAACGTGATGAGCGCCAACGCCACGGGCGGCGTGGGGTTGCACTCGGCGGACCTGCTCACGGACCTCAAGTCCGGGTGGCTGCTGGGCGCGTCGCCGCGGCAGCAGTTCTTCGCGCAGCTGTTCGGCGTGGCCGCGGGCGCCATGGTGGTGGTGCCCATCTTCAAGCTGCTGGTGCCGACCGCGGACGTGCTGGGCACCGAGCAGTTCCCCGCGCCCGCCTCCATGGTGTGGGCCGGCGTGTCGAAGATGCTCGCCTCGGGCGTGTCCGCGCTGCACCCCACCGCGCGCATGGGCGCCCTGTGCGGCGCGCTCCTGGGCATCGCGCTGGTGCTGCTGGAGCGCTGGGCCCCGTCGAAGCTGAAGGCCTTCATCCCCTCCGCGTCCGGCCTGGGGCTGGCCATCGTCATCCCCGGCTCCAGCTCCATCAGCCTCTTCGTGGGCGCGGCGTTGGCGGCGTTCCTCCGGCGCGTGAAGCCGAAGCTCGCGGAGGACGCGGTGCTGCCCGTCAGCTCCGGCTTCATCGCGGGCGAAAGCCTCCTGGGCATCGCCATCGCGATGGTGAAGGCCTTCGGCTTCATGCCGAAGTAG
- a CDS encoding DUF3396 domain-containing protein: MLLQDGVSIAFYLGHSHHDITQHIEHTLHVFQHAIAPASLDWYCNYEGDFHKINSAGRAFLEQEFHSSQFAHIHLADHVNGVGDYGFIYDGQWRENPDSPDASRVLSTVTFWLPTEFLESQGPVLVRELALKLSADLPFTSGHAGLAFNGQLSLLGVDELVHRERLRHPGMDVPDESASLHLGNRIRGVHWMNFLGPPVLAELGGVDALRERLKSPGTTVQPLSEGRAVITLGPEPDAGETARSPVLPPYRELARVLEPWMYFQGDSRPSRDAEAQRRWERRFLD; this comes from the coding sequence ATGTTGCTCCAGGATGGCGTCAGCATTGCCTTCTACCTGGGTCACTCGCACCACGACATCACCCAGCACATTGAACACACCCTTCATGTGTTTCAGCACGCTATCGCACCGGCGTCGCTGGATTGGTATTGCAACTACGAAGGGGATTTCCACAAAATCAATAGCGCTGGTCGAGCGTTCCTGGAGCAGGAATTCCACTCCTCCCAGTTCGCTCATATTCATCTGGCGGATCACGTCAATGGAGTGGGTGATTACGGGTTCATCTATGACGGCCAGTGGAGGGAGAATCCCGATTCCCCGGATGCGTCACGGGTGTTGAGCACCGTCACCTTCTGGCTCCCCACGGAGTTCCTGGAGTCGCAAGGGCCAGTCCTCGTCCGCGAGCTGGCATTGAAACTCTCAGCGGACCTGCCGTTTACCTCCGGGCATGCGGGCCTCGCTTTCAATGGCCAGCTCAGTCTCCTGGGCGTCGACGAACTGGTTCATCGCGAACGCCTTCGTCATCCCGGAATGGATGTTCCCGATGAGTCCGCCTCCCTGCACCTGGGCAACCGCATCCGCGGCGTCCATTGGATGAACTTCCTGGGCCCTCCAGTGCTCGCGGAACTGGGCGGCGTGGATGCCCTCCGTGAAAGGCTCAAGAGTCCAGGCACGACCGTGCAGCCCCTTTCGGAGGGACGCGCGGTCATCACCCTGGGCCCTGAGCCAGACGCGGGGGAGACGGCGCGGAGCCCCGTGCTACCGCCCTACCGTGAGCTGGCCCGCGTCCTGGAGCCCTGGATGTACTTCCAGGGTGACTCCCGTCCCTCCAGGGATGCCGAAGCCCAACGTCGCTGGGAGCGCAGGTTCCTGGACTGA
- a CDS encoding dicarboxylate/amino acid:cation symporter, with amino-acid sequence MKAHQKMLLGISVGAVAGLVCNAVFGSADWLTWTVEHVTNPLGQLFIRLLLMLVVPLLFSALVVGVAELDLKQVGRLGARTLGYTVVFSVISVLIGLLLVNTLRPGDGLSDEARALARTGTTIKAAPPPGDTSAGALFMSMVPTNPVKAAADGDMIGLIVFSLIFGLGLALTPGEPAQRLKDVVQGLYDVMMKLIDGVLKLAPVGVGALLFSMTARLGFHILGQLASYVGVVLLALGIHMFVVYSLSVRFLGGRNPVEFFRSCRLAIVTAFSTSSSSATLPTALKVAEENLQLPRNVSRFVLTAGSAMNQNGTALFEGVTVLFLAQVYGVQLGLGQQATIMFICVLAGIGTAGVPAGSIPVIAMILGMFHIPVEGLGLILGVDRFLDMCRTVLNVTGDLAAAVYVSRGEPPDRPVGEEAAESPAA; translated from the coding sequence ATGAAGGCCCATCAGAAGATGCTCCTCGGCATTTCCGTCGGCGCGGTGGCCGGGCTCGTCTGCAACGCCGTGTTCGGGAGCGCGGACTGGCTCACCTGGACCGTCGAGCACGTCACCAACCCCCTGGGGCAGCTCTTCATCCGCCTGCTCCTGATGCTCGTCGTGCCGCTCCTGTTCTCCGCGCTCGTCGTCGGCGTGGCGGAGCTGGACCTGAAGCAGGTGGGACGGCTGGGCGCCCGCACGCTGGGCTACACCGTCGTCTTCTCCGTCATCTCCGTGCTCATCGGCCTGTTGCTCGTCAACACGCTGAGGCCCGGGGACGGCCTGAGCGACGAGGCCCGCGCCCTGGCCCGCACGGGCACGACCATCAAAGCAGCGCCGCCTCCCGGGGACACCTCCGCGGGCGCGCTCTTCATGTCCATGGTGCCCACCAACCCGGTGAAGGCCGCGGCGGACGGGGACATGATCGGCCTCATCGTCTTCTCGCTCATCTTCGGCCTGGGCCTGGCGCTCACCCCGGGCGAGCCCGCGCAGCGGCTCAAGGACGTCGTCCAGGGGCTCTACGACGTGATGATGAAGCTCATCGACGGGGTGCTGAAGCTGGCCCCCGTGGGCGTGGGCGCGTTGCTGTTCTCCATGACGGCGCGGCTGGGCTTCCACATCCTGGGACAGCTGGCGTCGTACGTGGGCGTGGTGCTGCTGGCGCTGGGCATCCACATGTTCGTCGTGTACTCGCTGTCCGTGCGCTTCCTGGGCGGACGCAACCCGGTGGAGTTCTTCCGCTCCTGCCGGCTGGCCATCGTCACCGCCTTCTCCACGTCCTCCTCCAGCGCCACGCTGCCCACCGCGCTCAAGGTCGCGGAGGAGAACCTCCAACTGCCGCGCAACGTGTCGCGCTTCGTGCTGACCGCCGGCTCCGCGATGAACCAGAACGGCACCGCGCTCTTCGAGGGCGTCACCGTCCTCTTCCTCGCGCAGGTGTACGGCGTGCAGCTGGGCCTGGGGCAGCAGGCGACCATCATGTTCATCTGCGTGCTGGCGGGCATCGGCACCGCGGGCGTGCCGGCGGGCTCCATCCCCGTCATCGCGATGATCCTCGGCATGTTCCACATCCCCGTGGAGGGGCTGGGCCTCATCCTCGGCGTGGACCGCTTCCTGGACATGTGCCGGACCGTGCTCAACGTGACAGGGGACCTGGCCGCCGCGGTGTACGTGTCGCGCGGAGAACCCCCCGACCGTCCGGTCGGTGAGGAGGCGGCGGAGTCGCCCGCGGCCTGA
- a CDS encoding flagellar motor protein MotB has protein sequence MFRPASVLAAALLSLPFSAHALESGPKSPLPVFDLQRLHLDPAALGSLVVATGRTLAAGQLRVSLNYHYEHLPLHFQTRWEPGDGTGLVENKMTAHLTVGLGVLSWMDVGADVPFILSQGGKPTLEYFGPDSGGLATPWLTARAALLRQTKGAPLNVAVALTAGLPVGSREALAHEDSAWEPRLQLGYVGDGFQVGGEAGVFLRKRRDLGPVSYDPRDVVGNELRLGATVTSLQGETTRGEVSVLTGIPLDGGRVGAELLIAIRRHALSSLDLYVMGGPGVGAGLDTPTFRFVAGVSWATSKVD, from the coding sequence GTGTTCCGTCCGGCCTCGGTCCTCGCCGCTGCCCTCCTGTCCCTCCCCTTCTCCGCCCACGCCCTGGAGAGCGGCCCCAAGAGCCCGCTGCCCGTATTCGACCTGCAACGGCTGCACCTGGACCCGGCGGCCCTGGGGTCGTTGGTGGTGGCCACGGGCCGGACGTTGGCGGCCGGGCAGCTGCGGGTGAGTTTGAACTACCACTACGAGCATCTGCCTCTGCACTTCCAGACACGCTGGGAGCCCGGGGATGGCACGGGTCTGGTCGAGAACAAGATGACGGCCCACCTGACGGTGGGCCTCGGCGTGCTGTCGTGGATGGACGTGGGGGCGGACGTGCCCTTCATCCTGTCGCAGGGGGGAAAGCCGACGCTGGAGTACTTCGGGCCGGACTCCGGGGGCCTCGCCACGCCGTGGCTGACCGCCCGGGCGGCGCTGCTCCGGCAGACGAAGGGCGCCCCCCTCAACGTGGCGGTGGCGCTGACGGCGGGACTGCCCGTGGGCAGCCGCGAGGCCCTGGCGCACGAGGACTCCGCGTGGGAGCCGCGTCTGCAATTGGGCTACGTGGGCGACGGCTTCCAGGTGGGCGGCGAGGCCGGCGTGTTCCTGCGCAAGCGCCGGGACCTGGGGCCCGTGTCCTACGACCCGCGCGACGTCGTGGGCAATGAGCTGCGATTGGGCGCCACTGTGACGTCGCTGCAGGGGGAGACGACGCGCGGCGAGGTGAGCGTGCTCACGGGCATCCCGCTGGACGGCGGGCGCGTGGGGGCGGAGCTGCTCATCGCCATCCGCCGCCACGCCCTGTCCAGCCTGGACCTGTACGTCATGGGCGGCCCCGGCGTGGGCGCGGGGTTGGACACGCCCACGTTCCGCTTCGTCGCGGGCGTGTCCTGGGCCACCAGCAAGGTGGACTGA
- a CDS encoding FKBP-type peptidyl-prolyl cis-trans isomerase, with the protein MKIANGRVVALEYRLHLGDGQVIDQSAPGQPLAYLHGHKQIVPGLEGALDGLGAGESKQVVVSPDQGYGNHNPEGVRTVPRSMLPPGFTPQVGQTLMAQTEDGNIPLRIETVNPDSVVVDLNHPLAGKTLHFDVTVREVRDATQEELTHGHVHGPGGAHE; encoded by the coding sequence ATGAAGATCGCCAACGGTCGCGTCGTCGCGCTCGAGTACCGCCTCCACCTGGGGGACGGGCAGGTCATCGACCAGAGCGCCCCGGGCCAGCCGCTCGCCTATCTGCACGGGCACAAGCAGATCGTCCCCGGCCTGGAGGGCGCGCTGGATGGCCTGGGGGCAGGGGAGAGCAAGCAGGTGGTGGTGAGCCCGGATCAGGGCTACGGCAACCACAACCCGGAGGGCGTGCGCACCGTCCCCCGCAGCATGCTGCCGCCGGGCTTCACGCCCCAGGTGGGCCAGACGCTGATGGCGCAGACGGAGGACGGCAACATCCCCCTGCGCATCGAGACCGTGAACCCGGACTCCGTCGTGGTGGACTTGAACCACCCGCTCGCCGGCAAGACGCTCCACTTCGACGTCACCGTGCGCGAAGTGCGTGACGCGACGCAGGAAGAACTCACGCACGGTCACGTGCACGGGCCGGGCGGCGCGCACGAGTAA
- a CDS encoding DUF2381 family protein: MVERGPCSAPVRGALPTVPACLFVALPVLLWSTSLLAAPPIEKEVGAGTLRMEVGADETGTRPIHIGPGVSTTLLFDTDIQQDQVSLESRVHFARVSTGSSVLVLIPSSDLRQGETLKLSVPFKDSGTTAPSRLSLTLVVEPGAVDRQVEVYRRGRSAESYRLEVQQLRTELKRLRQEYGSPASGACEPGGFRGLLLSTMDSPALMAKFMSTPSNCKQPCPVHLGKSSTYAFGKRRAVRLSLRSVDKKPWSIGRAVLVDRQGKEWESLPPAQSGPITADAEAILVLEFDVNNPELNGYQLIVSDVDGNLMAQWSGISFP, translated from the coding sequence ATGGTAGAAAGGGGGCCCTGTTCTGCCCCGGTTCGAGGAGCCCTTCCCACCGTGCCCGCTTGTCTGTTCGTCGCGCTTCCGGTTCTTCTCTGGTCGACCAGTCTCCTGGCGGCGCCTCCCATCGAGAAGGAGGTGGGGGCGGGGACGCTCCGGATGGAAGTGGGAGCGGACGAGACAGGGACGCGGCCCATCCACATCGGGCCAGGGGTGAGCACGACGCTGCTCTTCGATACAGACATCCAGCAGGACCAGGTGAGCCTGGAGTCGCGAGTGCATTTCGCGCGGGTAAGTACGGGCAGTTCGGTGCTCGTGCTCATTCCGTCCAGTGACTTGCGGCAGGGGGAAACCTTGAAGCTGTCCGTTCCCTTCAAGGATTCGGGAACGACGGCTCCCTCGCGACTGTCATTGACCCTGGTGGTGGAGCCCGGTGCCGTGGACCGACAGGTGGAGGTCTACCGGAGAGGGCGTTCCGCGGAGTCATACCGCCTGGAAGTGCAGCAACTGCGCACGGAGTTGAAGCGCTTGCGACAGGAATACGGTTCCCCAGCAAGCGGTGCGTGCGAACCGGGGGGCTTTCGGGGGCTCCTGCTGTCCACGATGGACAGTCCTGCCCTGATGGCCAAGTTCATGTCGACTCCATCGAACTGCAAGCAACCCTGCCCAGTTCATCTCGGAAAGAGTTCGACGTACGCGTTTGGGAAACGGCGGGCTGTGCGGCTGTCATTGCGGTCGGTCGACAAGAAGCCATGGAGCATCGGGCGGGCGGTGCTGGTGGATCGGCAGGGAAAGGAGTGGGAGTCCCTGCCACCCGCCCAGTCCGGGCCCATCACTGCGGACGCAGAGGCGATCCTGGTCCTGGAGTTCGACGTGAACAACCCGGAGCTGAACGGCTATCAACTAATCGTCTCGGATGTGGATGGAAACCTGATGGCGCAGTGGAGCGGGATCAGTTTCCCCTGA
- a CDS encoding TfuA-like protein, translating into MKRRSDDLVVFLGPSLPEAEARRIAPCTVLPPARQGDVWRALSLKPRALVLVDGVFEAQPSVWHHELLAAMEAGVAVFGGGSMGALRASELAGQGMVGVGRIFGWYRDGVAVDDAEVALLHADAEHGWRPLTVPLVNVRHAAEQARKARVLGRPGAQALVDAAAAVFYQERTWARIREAVEPAWTQPVRDAWDAWFANGVEDLKRLDAMECIRAAADFVSQAEPARPGVQRNPSSLVRRRRLVEDVTRVGPRPVDSGRVMELLRGAPDAAAWAEAGLRRALLAGWARSLGLEATEEEIAAEEAAWWKERGIRASRREAFLAASGLDGPGLRRLCEARALERLALLNASRLLPDGPSWDEALASEARLGGQWEQAARALAEADEGPDEGG; encoded by the coding sequence GTGAAACGGCGGTCGGACGACCTGGTGGTGTTCCTGGGGCCCTCGCTGCCCGAGGCGGAGGCGCGGCGGATCGCGCCGTGCACGGTGTTGCCCCCCGCGCGGCAGGGGGACGTGTGGCGGGCGCTGTCGCTCAAGCCCCGGGCCCTGGTGCTGGTGGACGGCGTCTTCGAGGCGCAGCCGTCCGTGTGGCACCACGAGCTGCTCGCGGCGATGGAGGCGGGCGTGGCCGTGTTCGGCGGCGGCAGCATGGGCGCGCTGCGCGCCTCGGAGCTGGCCGGGCAGGGCATGGTGGGCGTGGGCCGCATCTTCGGGTGGTACCGCGACGGCGTGGCGGTGGATGACGCGGAGGTGGCGCTGCTGCACGCGGACGCCGAACACGGTTGGCGTCCCCTCACCGTGCCCCTGGTGAACGTGCGGCACGCGGCGGAGCAGGCACGCAAGGCGCGCGTGCTGGGACGCCCCGGCGCGCAGGCCCTGGTGGACGCGGCGGCCGCCGTCTTCTACCAGGAGCGCACCTGGGCGCGGATCCGCGAGGCCGTGGAGCCCGCGTGGACCCAGCCCGTGCGCGACGCATGGGACGCCTGGTTCGCGAACGGGGTGGAGGACCTCAAGCGGCTGGACGCCATGGAGTGCATCCGCGCGGCGGCGGACTTCGTGAGCCAGGCGGAACCGGCCCGGCCCGGCGTGCAGCGCAATCCCTCCTCGCTGGTGCGGCGCCGGCGCCTGGTGGAGGACGTGACGCGCGTGGGCCCGCGCCCCGTGGACTCCGGACGGGTGATGGAGCTGCTGCGAGGCGCGCCGGATGCGGCGGCGTGGGCGGAGGCGGGCCTGCGGCGCGCGCTGCTCGCGGGCTGGGCGCGTTCGCTGGGCCTCGAGGCGACGGAGGAGGAGATCGCCGCGGAGGAGGCCGCATGGTGGAAGGAGCGGGGGATCCGCGCGTCACGCCGCGAGGCCTTCCTCGCCGCGAGCGGGCTCGATGGACCGGGGCTGCGCCGGCTGTGTGAGGCCCGGGCGCTGGAGCGGCTGGCATTGCTGAACGCGTCGCGGCTGCTTCCGGATGGCCCCTCCTGGGACGAGGCCCTGGCCTCCGAAGCCCGGCTGGGCGGCCAGTGGGAGCAGGCCGCCCGGGCGCTGGCGGAAGCGGACGAAGGGCCTGACGAAGGCGGGTGA
- a CDS encoding serine/threonine protein kinase, whose protein sequence is MTTPLHPDQLEVGHHVGPWRIVGFLGAGGFGRVFKVERGGHVYALKLALRPANQHAADEEDVNGRLSREVAALLACAPHPNLPRVHAVDRWPEPPDGYLFHVTDFVDGETFHEWRWRVKPSAAHLLTVYTEVVRVFADLHRRGVLHRDLKADNLLIRRADERPILIDMGTARIPGASTLTVGVAPASPHLLPPECVAFLREGSWKSGANFDAGIPGDLYALGALLYESLTDGYAFDPRLPYERLLPAIETVVPRAPKDINPKVPSSLSDIAMRLLSKRPEDRYSGTETLLQALWDAAKDKRHSDWKVSLDIPADPEASGLDRGVVSLSQYPGRPKESEAGATEPAGSPATVDPSVAPKRRRRSGAVLGLGALLLGLLVFGLVRLTPDRPSPALAPVSEKGSPSVTPTPSLPDAAVLAVAASPDAGVPASVEPTPSVPPAVASAPVKPLRADGGVMRKIAGAAVAACVGVSCAGGNANTRREEGEPCPPGAKEAMRALDKAGRVPMHGVYLQENENLGMAVREGPISGLVHRAKQDGQLPVGTRINGRAVFNPGNTRLLFDEAILPGGKVVPICMEFYDEQRNRIGWDMNTYGYEEDTATVRHIPVELFGVMAVRRFNAPEE, encoded by the coding sequence ATGACCACGCCGCTCCACCCGGACCAGCTTGAGGTCGGTCACCACGTCGGCCCGTGGCGGATCGTGGGCTTCCTGGGCGCGGGCGGCTTCGGCCGGGTGTTCAAGGTGGAGCGGGGTGGGCACGTCTACGCGTTGAAGCTGGCGCTGCGGCCGGCGAACCAGCACGCGGCGGACGAAGAGGACGTCAACGGGCGGCTCTCACGGGAAGTGGCGGCGCTGCTCGCCTGCGCGCCGCATCCCAACCTGCCGCGAGTGCACGCGGTGGATCGTTGGCCGGAGCCGCCGGACGGCTACCTCTTCCACGTCACCGACTTCGTGGACGGCGAGACCTTCCACGAGTGGCGCTGGCGGGTGAAGCCCTCCGCCGCGCACCTGCTGACCGTCTACACGGAGGTCGTGCGGGTGTTCGCGGATCTCCACCGCCGGGGCGTTCTTCACCGCGACCTCAAGGCGGACAACCTGCTCATCCGCCGCGCCGACGAGCGCCCCATCCTCATCGACATGGGCACGGCGCGCATCCCGGGGGCCTCCACGCTGACGGTGGGCGTGGCGCCCGCGTCGCCGCACCTGCTGCCGCCCGAGTGCGTGGCGTTCCTGCGCGAGGGCTCCTGGAAGTCGGGAGCGAACTTCGACGCGGGCATCCCGGGCGACCTCTACGCGCTGGGCGCGCTGCTCTACGAGTCGCTGACGGACGGCTACGCCTTCGACCCGCGCCTTCCCTACGAGCGGTTGCTGCCCGCCATCGAGACGGTGGTGCCGCGCGCCCCCAAGGACATCAACCCCAAGGTCCCCTCCAGCCTGTCGGACATCGCGATGCGGCTGCTCTCCAAGCGCCCCGAGGACCGTTACTCGGGAACGGAGACGCTGCTGCAGGCGCTCTGGGACGCGGCCAAGGACAAGCGCCACTCGGACTGGAAGGTGTCCCTGGACATCCCGGCGGATCCGGAAGCATCCGGCCTGGACCGGGGCGTGGTGTCACTGTCGCAGTACCCCGGGCGCCCCAAGGAGTCGGAGGCCGGTGCCACGGAGCCTGCGGGTTCGCCCGCCACCGTGGATCCCTCCGTGGCGCCGAAGCGGCGTCGCCGTTCCGGAGCGGTGCTCGGCCTGGGAGCACTCCTGCTGGGTCTTTTGGTTTTCGGGCTGGTCCGGCTGACACCGGACCGGCCTTCACCTGCTTTAGCGCCTGTGTCTGAGAAAGGAAGTCCGTCCGTGACCCCAACCCCGAGTCTTCCCGATGCCGCCGTGCTCGCGGTGGCCGCTTCCCCGGATGCGGGAGTTCCCGCATCGGTGGAGCCGACTCCGTCCGTGCCGCCCGCGGTCGCGAGTGCTCCCGTGAAACCCTTGCGTGCAGACGGGGGAGTCATGCGGAAGATCGCGGGAGCGGCCGTGGCGGCGTGCGTGGGTGTGTCTTGCGCGGGCGGTAATGCCAACACCCGCAGAGAGGAAGGCGAACCGTGCCCGCCGGGCGCCAAGGAGGCCATGAGGGCGTTGGATAAAGCGGGCCGCGTCCCAATGCACGGCGTCTACCTGCAAGAAAACGAGAACCTTGGAATGGCGGTCCGTGAAGGGCCCATCTCCGGCCTGGTCCATCGGGCGAAGCAGGACGGCCAGCTGCCGGTGGGCACAAGGATCAATGGTCGCGCGGTGTTCAATCCGGGAAACACGCGGCTGCTCTTCGATGAAGCCATCCTACCTGGAGGGAAGGTCGTCCCCATTTGCATGGAGTTCTACGACGAGCAACGCAACCGCATCGGCTGGGACATGAATACGTACGGCTACGAGGAGGACACCGCCACCGTCCGTCACATTCCGGTCGAGTTGTTCGGCGTAATGGCGGTCAGGCGCTTCAACGCCCCCGAGGAGTAA